The following proteins are co-located in the Pomacea canaliculata isolate SZHN2017 linkage group LG8, ASM307304v1, whole genome shotgun sequence genome:
- the LOC112569862 gene encoding regulator of microtubule dynamics protein 1-like — MSLRQHGPFILGAVASVAAGAGLCVACLHIWKELRDIRTILDEIKRDVDDISDSRFSKRKAGSLSKHNYITASSGDDDEDDFQDAIGGGDIISRHDSLERNVQFATPLVVSYDEEDEEFFREIDELLAGSKAQIKQAYCELQERQRNMSLKAEFHWRHAKAAYNYATIEGESGNTPRKKELVFESKDSAEVALRLNPKSSDAHKWYAIALGSTGDYEPMAEKIKNAYIIRDHIKKAIQLNPTDPTPHHMLGRWCYSVYMLSWFERKAAATFFGEPPIATVDEALDHFMEAEKQRPGKWKENMLYIAKCLIEKKEYTMATQWLQKASETPDALSGEEIEEEIKTLLSKYGV; from the exons ATGTCCTTACGCCAGCATGGGCCGTTTATCTTGGGTGCTGTTGCCAGCGTAGCCGCGGGGGCTGGGCTTTGTGTTGCTTGCTTGCATATATGGAAGGAGCTAAGAGATATTCGTACCATCCTTGACGAAATAAAGCGTGATGTGGATGATATCTCCGATAGCAGGTTTTCCAAGAGAAAGGCAGGCAGCCTGTCAAAGCACAACTACATAACAGCCAGTAGTGGTGATGACGACGAGGACGATTTTCAAGATGCGATCGGCGG tgGAGATATCATCTCACGCCATGATTCATTAGAGCGCAATGTCCAGTTTGCTACTCCATTGGTTGTAAGCtatgatgaagaggatgaagaaTTTTTCAGAGAGATAGATGAGCTCCTTGCAGGTTCAAAGGCACAGATTAAACAGGCATATTGTGAATtgcaagaaagacaaagaaat atgTCATTGAAAGCAGAATTTCATTGGCGGCATGCCAAAGCAGCATATAATTATGCCACTATTGAAGGAGAGAGTGGAAATACACCACGAAAGAAGGAGTTGGTGTTTGAATCGAAGGATTCTGCTGAAGTAGCTCTTAGGCTTAATCCTAAATCTTCGGATGCACACAAATG GTATGCAATAGCACTTGGAAGCACAGGTGATTATGAACCTATGGCTGAAAAAATCAAGAATGCATATATAATTAGG GACCACATCAAAAAAGCTATACAGTTGAATCCCACAGACCCAACTCCACATCACATGCTAGGAAGATGGTGTTATAGT gtaTATATGTTGTCATGGTTTGAAAGGAAAGCAGCTGCAACCTTTTTTGGTGAACCACCCATAGCAACAGTTGATGAAGCCTTGGATCACTTTATGGAG gCAGAAAAACAGCGACCTGGAAAATGGAAAGAGAATATGTTATACATAGCTAAG TGTTTGATTGAGAAGAAAGAATACACTATGGCAACACAGTGGCTACAGAAGGCCTCAGAAACTCCTGATGCTTTGAGT GGGGAAGAAAtagaggaagaaataaaaactttactCTCCAAGTATGGGGTATAG
- the LOC112569861 gene encoding uncharacterized protein LOC112569861: protein MAVAKAVVFLFVFSSVCYCHDNSALLHKVMEAVEKLLGFYEANYQFLNLDGLYGLKVLEGQVQILLEEHTNGHHHHLSSQIVERLELVQQTSAHVSKLALVPVHHDDEAYFNDLSLLVKTPWRNFKPHRQIVPSKRWEIPIYHLAKNVRIEEGFSNACMMEMTHPDANGGFKCALSQNCSDKMTKRGLTDYGITHQLLWTALAEKVGCEKEITVLLQNSGFSSVDEFQAEFCTNNFFEMLAVVHVYMKGKIHTNYQDLFLEQQFVCPNMGFYEFLKKDYLDQILRWQMPSGCFGEEIEPPNKVGAIPPELDLKKLFASKNPEGVAANMEEFQKQQRQVKPQGSKLKYNSERGLERGPRLKKLTDLQRQNGNAQDVEKTNISMLHEGQDRKNILGFQNKAVPLQQPAAAVNLPKPDVENDDNDIKRFPAKRGAQEHMVVNKQEERVPVEYVHKFREENLGQEAALNAGGIAQKLQVRKMLSYHTSFGGRRRLLTEKDMPGGCLAHKSGVAAGALVMYLRYLIDPGPLDLVSPHDFFFDSHQNIPEGGEVYKTFMSKLEELHQQSQSWKESNQIRQNAVVPGDQNVGDENGEEEENEEENMQDYDDNEEMYPDAGGGLGQQEKKRVVHFGANKGVLLKDNVANSYDIKDEEEYVDDNEDEEEEGPDYIKRVKGDDDDGGGDAAKIDEENQQEDDTEYTYYDDNDNADQEIIKKHRPQPQPEHGARIRTHNRHRSSSINSSNSDFLGQPDSPPTKTVILLLSASSVLLIIFIYRFIKKRRIHIRYNSRAHSRGFFRL from the exons ATGGCGGTCGCTAAGGCTGtcgtgtttttatttgtgttttcgtCCGTTTGCTACTGCCATGACAATAGCGCATTGTTACATAAAGTTATGGAAGCAGTCGAAAAACTGTTAGGTTTTTACGAGGCTAACTACCAGTTTCTGAATCTTGACGGACTTTACGGCCTTAAAGTGCTGGAAG GTCAAGTGCAAATTTTGCTGGAAGAACATACAAACGGGCATCACCATCACCTTAGCTCCCAGATTGTTGAACGCCTGGAACTTGTACAACAAACTTCTGCTCATGTCAGTAAGCTCGCTCTTGTGCCAGTCCACCATGATGATGAAGCTTACTTCAACGACCTCTCTCTCCTTGTGAAAACACCATGGCGCAATTTTAAGCCCCATCGTCAGATTGTGCCTTCCAAGCGCTGGGAAATTCCCATCTATCATCTAGCTAAAAATG TGAGGATAGAAGAGGGCTTCAGTAATGCCTGCATGATGGAGATGACACATCCTGATGCAAATGGTGGCTTCAAGTGTGCATTGTCTCAGAACTGCTCTGATAAAATGACCAAGCGTGGACTGACTGATTATGGCATCACTCACCAACTTTTGTGGACAGCTCTTGCAGAAAAA GTTGGTTGTGAGAAAGAGATAACAGTTTTGCTGCAAAATTCTGGCTTTTCTAGTGTTGATGAATTTCAGGCTGAGTTTTGCACAAACAACTTCTTTGAGATGCTTGCTGTGGTTCATGTCTACATGAAAGGAAAGATTCATACAAACTACCAAGATCTGTTTTTGGAACAAC AGTTTGTCTGTCCAAACATGGGCTTCTATGAATTTCTGAAAAAGGATTACCTGGACCAGATTCTGAGGTGGCAGATGCCATCAGGCTGTTTTGGTGAAGAGATTGAGCCACCAAACAAAGTTGGTGCCATTCCACCTGAACTAGATCTAAAAAAACTCTTTGCTTCCAAGAATCCTGAAGGTGTTGCAGCAAACATGGAAGAATTTCAAAAGCAGCAGCGACAAGTTAAACCTCAAGGCAGCAAGCTTAAGTACAACAGTGAAAGAGGACTAGAGAGAGGCCCACGGCTAAAAAAGTTAACAGATTTGCAGAGACAGAATGGAAATGCTCAAGATGTTGAAAAAACCAATATAAGTATGCTGCATGAAGGTCAAGACAGGAAGAACATTCTTGGTTTTCAGAACAAGGCAGTGCCTTTACAGCAGCCTGCAGCAGCTGTAAATCTACCAAAACCTGATGTTGAGAATGACGATAATGATATAAAAAGGTTTCCTGCAAAGCGAGGTGCACAGGAGCACATGGTAGTAAACAAGCAGGAAGAGAGAGTACCTGTGGAGTATGTACACAAATTCAGAGAAGAAAACCTAGGCCAGGAGGCAGCTCTTAATGCTGGTGGCATTGCTCAGAAGCTGCAGGtaaggaagatgctcagctacCACACTTCATTTGGCGGCAGGAGGAGACTACTCACCGAAAAAGACATGCCAG gagGATGTCTTGCTCACAAGTCTGGTGTGGCCGCTGGAGCGCTGGTCATGTACTTGCGTTACCTCATTGATCCAGGACCTCTGGATCTTGTCTCACCTCACgattttttctttgacagccACCAAAATATTCCTGAAGGTGGTGAAGTCTACAAGACGTTCATGAGCAAACTTGAAGAACTTCACCAGCAAAGTCAGTCATGGAAGGAAAGCAACCAGATCAGGCAGAATGCTGTGGTACCAGGGGACCAGAATGTTGGAGATGAGAacggagaagaagaagaaaatgaggaagAGAATATGCAAGACtatgatgacaatgaagaaaTGTACCCAGATGCTGGTGGAGGACTCGgccagcaagaaaaaaagagggtggTTCATTTTGGGGCCAACAAAGGAGTGTTGCTGAAAGACAATGTGGCCAATTCATATGACATCAAAGATGAGGAGGAATAcgttgatgataatgaagatgaggaggaagaaggtCCAGATTACATCAAGAGAGtgaaaggtgatgatgatgatggtggaggTGATGCTGCAAAAATTGATGAAGAAAACCAGCAAGAAGACGATACAGAGTATACATAttatgatgacaatgacaatgcgGATCAAGAAATAATCAAGAAGCATCGACCACAACCACAGCCTGAGCATGGAGCTAGAATTCGAACTCATAATCGCCACCGAAGCAGTTCTattaacagcagcaacagtgaCTTCCTTGGGCAGCCTGATTCTCCTCCCACTAAAACTGTCATACTGCTTTTGTCAGCTTCTTCTGTTCTTCTGATCATTTTTATCTACAGGTTTATAAAAAAGCGCCGCATACACATTCGATACAATTCTAGGGCCCACTCAAGAGGATTTTTTCGACTGTGA